CGGGAGAAGTCAGGTAAGGAGAGAAGCTGGTGTTGATTCTTCAGAGAATCATCACACTGCATTTCTATAAGTTCTAATTGTAGACTCTCTTCTACTTCTTATGCATTTATCACGAAGGGAGTCGCGAATAGCTTGATATCGTTCTCAATGGTAGAAAAATCTTGGAAGCCCTGAGAAAATTCTGTCATGAGACATGTGATCACAGACacatatttcccctttttatcAGAGAGATCGGCCTTTGGAAACGCAGATCTGATTTCGGACAGTGTGGGGAAGTGCGCGACATTGAAGGTGCGCAACTGTGCCTCAAACACTTGGAGCTTCACACAGAATGCTTTCATGTGTGCGTGAAGATGCGGTACGAGTTGGTCTTTGCCTTGTAGGTTTTTGTTGAGTGTGTTGAGGTGTTCAGTTAAATCAACTAAAAACGCCAGGTCTGCCAAACATAGAGGGTCACTCAGCTCGTGAAGAGGTCGgtccttttctttcaaaaactgGTCAATTTCTGATCTCAGAGAATAAAACCGCCGAAGCATGGAGCTGCGACTTAACCAGCGCACTTCTGCATGGTAGAGCAGGTCCCCATATTCAGCATCAACGTCAGGTAAGAAAGTTTGAAATTCTCTGTGGTAGAGTGCTCATACTCTAATTATGTTTACCGTTTTCACAACAGTGTTCATCACGTCGCTGAGCTGTACTGTCTTGGCACAGAGTGCTTCTTGGTGGATAATACAGCGCATTTTAACTGCCTCACCTCCGCTCTCCTGCACCTGGGCACACACCATAGAGGCCATTCCTTTGCGCTTGCCTGTCATAGCTGGAGATCCATCCCTTGTAACTCCACACAACTTGTCCCATTTAAGTCCTATTTTGCCAATTGCATTTGACACAGCTTCAAAAATGTCTTTACCCATTGTTGTGGTATCTAGACTGCTGGGATCAAGCAGCTCCCCCGTAACGCAAAAGTTATTGTCAACTCCCCGCACAAAAATGAATAACTGTGCAGTATCCGTGGCGTCTGCTCTCATCATGTGCAATGGAGTAGAAATCAAAAGCACACGTTTTGTCTGACAGTTGATGTTTTATGTTGGCCGACAAATCTTCGATTCGCCACACAGCTGTGTTTCTTGATAGGCTAACGCTGTCgaattcttgacttttttctggGCACATTATTCCTGCGACTTTAGTGAGGCACTGTTTTATAAATTCACCATCTGACAAAGCCTTCCCATGCTGGGCAATGAGTGGAGCCACCTCATAGCTGGCTATTGTGgcattttcttgagtttttttgGCACAGGAAAAATACTGTTGTTGAGTAAGGAAGCTAGTTGTCATCTGCTTAACCTTCTGTTCTCGTTCCACACCAGGGTAGGTAGGACAAGTAGGTCTGATGTTTGGTTTCGTAGTGTCCTCTTACATTGTACTCCTTCATCACTGCGACACTCTCATTacaaatcaaacacacacacttccccTTGACTTCCATAAAGACGTATTCATTTTCCCACCGTGTCTGAAATTTTCTACACTCACTTGCCATCTtgcatttttttggtgttgtcaTTTTCAGTGCCCTATggcaaaatttttctttccttaatttcgTTTTGTAGAGGAACTGCCTTGATCAACTCAGTAGCTCCACCTAGAGTTAAAACCAAGAAATGCAATACCGCCAGGTTTCATGTGTGGGCCATATTCtggtatatttttggaatttgctgggGGCCAATTAAAAGTGGATCTCAGCTGCAGTTGGCCCTCCGGGCCgtagtttggacactcctgctttAGCGCAAGCTCCAAATCCTCCAGCATCCCATAATGCTTTGCCGGATGTTTTCGCCCTCAAACCGGCAATAGCTGCGTCGCCACTCAGGGAACATGGACGCCGCGCGCGCTCAGGGCAGCAGCTCAGTAGGAAGTTTGTCCCTCGGTGCGATCCGGCACTCAGCTGTCGTTGCTAGGCACCGACGTCCGCTCTTCACATATGATTGGGTCTTGGAGATAAGGCGGGGGTTTCGCCGTGGTGCGCATGCGTGCAGCGAAGGATGGAGGAGTCGGAACCCGAACGGAAGGTGGGAGCTAGGTTGTGATCCGCGCTGGTGGCGATACTCAGTGAAGGCTGAGGGTTCCGGACTTGACTTGTGTGTCTCTGCAGCGGGCTCGCACCGACGAGGCGACTGCCACAGGAAGCCGCTCCGAGGCAGAGGATGAGGACGACGAGGACTACGTGCCCTACGTGCCGTTGCGACAGCGTCGGCAACTGCTGGTGAGGGCCCCGGGTCGGAGGACGAGTGAGGGCGCGGGTGGGGGTTTCGCAGTGGGATGGTGACCCCTGGTCTGCGGGGTGAGGTGTCTACACGGGAGTGTGGCCCCCAGGCACACGAGGGACTGGCGACCTGATCTGAGAGGCAAGGTAGCTCTGCGCCTCGGGGCACAGGACCCTCTCCCAAAAGCCAGGGTCCTGACGCAGCTCCTGGGCCCGATGCCCCACTCTGTGTTGGGCTTGGCTCTGAGGGACGCTGGTGGAACCTCAGCTCCAGAAGCTGCTGCAGCGAAGGCGCAAGGGAGCCGCGGAGGAAGAACAGCAGGACAGCGGCAGTGAGCCCCGGGGAGATGAGGACGACATCCCGCTGGGCCCTCAGTCCAACGTCAGCCTCCTGGATCAGCACCAGCACCTCAAAGAGAAGGCTGAAGGTAGGCTCAGCAGCTGCGGAGGCTGGGCTTGGTGCGCCCTTTGGTCTGCTGACATCGTCTGCTTTTTTCCTCAGCCCGCAAGGAGTCTGCCAAGGAGAAGCAgctgaaggaagaggagaagatcCTGGAGAGTGTGGCCGAGGGCAGAGGTACAGTTGTagctggggcagggaggaagtGTACTGAGCCTCCTGCCCCAACCCCAGGAATGTCATATCTCAAGGGGCCTGGCGTCTGGGAAGCAGGTGCCAGCTCTGAGCACCatctgtctcctcagccctgatGTCAGTGAAGGAGATGGCTAAGGGAATCACATACGACGATCCCATCAAAACCAGGTACCTCTTTCCAGTTTGGGAAAAGGTAGTCACCCTTACTTGGGATGGGATGTGGCTGAGACTGGCAGGAAAACCCCAACGCCAGCTATGCCCCAGGGCCTCTCTTGACTTCTGCCTCCCACCCAAAGTTGGACACCCCCGCGTTACGTCCTGAGCATGTCTGAAGAGCGGCATGAGCGTGTACGGAGGAAGTACCACATCCTGGTGGAAGGAGATGGTATCCCACCACCCATCAAGAGCttcaaggaaatgaaatttcCTGCAGGTACCTGGGGACTGGGAGAGGTACCACACTTTGATAGTCAAACGTCTGTCTGTGAGGTTGTGTCCCATCTCTCACTAAGCTCCGCAGCTGTAATACAGCCAGTGGGGATGGAGGGATTTAAGAAGCAGTTCCTTTCGGCTCCTTTTTCAGTTCTCCCAGCTGTACATAGTCCCTGTTTTGTGCCATTAGAGACTTTAGTGGATAAGTGGTGCTGGCCTTAGACCTGGGTGCGGGTCCAGCCTCCACTTATCCTGGGGCCTGTGTGTCTttcccttgctctctttctctgggcctcagtttcaacACTTGTAACTTGAGAGGGACAGAGCCCATTTTATAGGCTTTGGGGCCTGATGAAGTCCCTGTGCGACACAGTGTTGTTTCCCATAGCCATCCTGAGAGGCCTGAAGAAGAAGGGCATCCACCACCCAACGCCGATTCAGATCCAGGGCATCCCCACCATGTAAGTATGGACGTGGGGGTTCTGGGGAGGGCGGTGACAGCCGGGAGCAGTCACTGGACAGCCATCTGGAGACGCAGTCCCTGTGTTCTGCCGAACCCGACTCAGGCCCATCCTCTCCCAACAGTCTGTCCGGCCGCGACATGATAGGCATTGCCTTCACTGGGTCAGGCAAGACCCTGGTGTTCACTTTGCCCGTCATCATGTTTTGCCTGGAACAAGAGAAGAGATTGCCTTTCTCCAAGCACGAAGGGCCCTATGGACTCATTATCTGCCCCTCGGTAAGATAGGCTGGCCTGGAGGGCAGCGCACCAGGAAGACTGCCTTCTGGTACCAGCCCCTGCCCCTGTACCTGCAGCGAGAGCTGGCCCGGCAGACCCATGGCATCCTGGAGTATTACTGCCGCCTGCTGCAGGAGGACAGCTCATCACTCCTGCGCTGTGCGCTGTGCATCGGGGGCATGTCTGTCAAAGAGCAGATGGAGACCATCCGACAGTGAGCACAGgcacccccacccagggccaccccaCAGCCGCTAGATAAACCAAAGGACCTTGTGTTTTAGCTACTCACAGATCCTTGCGGAGGCCTCCTGTGGGCCCAGCCCCCAGTCTAATGGGGTGGTCATTTGGGGTGGAACAGAGGGATGTAGTGAGA
This Rhinolophus sinicus isolate RSC01 linkage group LG10, ASM3656204v1, whole genome shotgun sequence DNA region includes the following protein-coding sequences:
- the DDX41 gene encoding putative ATP-dependent RNA helicase DDX41, with amino-acid sequence MEESEPERKRARTDEATATGSRSEAEDEDDEDYVPYVPLRQRRQLLLQKLLQRRRKGAAEEEQQDSGSEPRGDEDDIPLGPQSNVSLLDQHQHLKEKAEARKESAKEKQLKEEEKILESVAEGRALMSVKEMAKGITYDDPIKTSWTPPRYVLSMSEERHERVRRKYHILVEGDGIPPPIKSFKEMKFPAAILRGLKKKGIHHPTPIQIQGIPTILSGRDMIGIAFTGSGKTLVFTLPVIMFCLEQEKRLPFSKHEGPYGLIICPSRELARQTHGILEYYCRLLQEDSSSLLRCALCIGGMSVKEQMETIRHGVHMMVATPGRLMDLLQKKMVSLDICRYLALDEADRMIDMGFEGDIRTIFSYFKGQRQTLLFSATMPKKIQNFAKSALVKPVTINVGRAGAASLDVIQEVEYVKEEAKMVYLLECLQKTPPPVLIFAEKKADVDAIHEYLLLKGVEAVAIHGGKDQEERTKAIEAFREGKKDVLVATDVASKGLDFPAIQHVINYDMPEEIENYVHRIGRTGRSGNTGIATTFINKACDESVLMDLKALLLEAKQKVPPVLQVLHCGDESMLDIGGERGCAFCGGLGHRITDCPKLEAMQTKQVSNIGRKDYLAHSSMDF